In Osmia bicornis bicornis chromosome 1, iOsmBic2.1, whole genome shotgun sequence, the following proteins share a genomic window:
- the LOC114870919 gene encoding epidermal growth factor receptor kinase substrate 8-like protein 1 isoform X1, with the protein MPYYNSGHSPSTYNKDGGSSGPSSTSGGRVSSSEPTYMMEHLATFTVTKETGIVYPADGMRRLLQLEKSNGIWSQKMQLRLERNWVLIMDNETGAVMERFPASLIQEPTAFTSRDPMEMYNNILVFTVADDSGSGQRAEMHIFQCQSVSAQDLVEDLKMLQMGKLVPGGSPRGPRGRIPPPPTLPPPEPPLNGVNVREQVSAFNANNADGQNDISREENNDEVSSTSSEKYERDVTILNHCFDDIEKFIARLQHAAAASKELERRRRNRKSKKRNLGDGMLTMRAKPPPEMEFIDIFQKFKLSFNLLAKLKAHIHDPNAPELVHFLFTPLALIVDASHDTNYDPNLPSKVVSPLLTREAVNLLINCVTSKETELWHSLGDTWLIPRDQWKGHVPPYHPIFMDGWSPEYPIPEDRDHDHLASLLNADKQKRDELPEQQNDPYYNHREVDESHYSSDYLEYESREERGGNEYFERNYGPSSELYREERVVEQTRAHSDISVDSIERTPRAGGMERAQEAWLDDLLTRHAKIVQVTYPRTANNDKELTVVRGEYLEILDDSRKWWKARNSRGQVAHVPHTIVTPHNPSHSNDNDVFNNPLYTSRYPRQGHGYNYEDSEIERTSTSPGPEATHRTHAIPPPAPADWVRKERLGKKDEPSDVAISNSSNKVSLAVQTEIIEEPPATPKVKENEKPKANESTELVQVHPPPANVSEEIVPGRTTPPPPPPPPPLESQSSVISTISTKSLKSNSPPIGLRTEKRVQEELKQVLMIYREKKRHDKDGLSPKVFLDRFSSPREVQNWLTAKEFSEKTCKQLRDMTGSEVMELTRRQLEQYCGVAEGGKLFDDIELAKNESEKKSPRVSKLKQILEKARHKVEEH; encoded by the exons ATGCCGTACTACAACAGTGGGCACAGTCCCTCCACTTACAATAAAG ATGGAGGATCCAGTGGTCCATCCAGCACATCCGGCGGACGAGTCAGTAGCTCCGAGCCGACTTACATGATGGAGCATTTGGCCACGTTCACGGTCACGAAAGAAACCGGTATTGTTTATCCAGCGGACGGTATGCGACGACTTTTGCAGCTGGAAAAGAGTAACGGCATCTGGAGTCAAAAGATGCAGCTCCGTCTGGAACGGAACTGGGTGCTGATCATGGACAATGAGACCGGG GCCGTCATGGAGCGATTCCCAGCCTCGTTGATACAGGAACCGACCGCGTTCACGTCGAGGGACCCGATGGAGATGTATAACAACATTCTCGTCTTCACAGTGGCGGATGACAGCGGTTCCGGTCAACGAGCAGAAATGCATATATTCCAGTGTCAAAGCGTCTCGGCCCAGGACCTGGTGGAGGATTTGAAGATGTTGCAAATGGGTAAACTGGTACCAGGTGGGTCGCCGAGAGGTCCCAGGGGTCGTATACCACCGCCTCCGACTCTACCGCCACCGGAACCACCCTTGAACGGTGTCAACGTCCGGGAACAGGTGTCCGCCTTTAACGCTAATAATG CCGACGGTCAGAACGATATATCCAGGGAGGAGAACAACGACGAGGTATCATCGACGTCCTCCGAGAAGTACGAACGAGACGTGACGATTCTGAACCATTGCTTCGACGATATCGAGAAATTTATCGCCCGTCTCCAACACGCGGCGGCCGCTTCCAAAGAGCTCGAACGTCGAAGAAGGAACAGGAAGTCGAAGAAGAGGAACCTAGGCGACGGTATGCTGACAATGAGAGCGAAACCACCGCCCGAGATGGAATTCATCGACATATTCCAGAAGTTCAAGCTCTCGTTCAACCTGCTTGCCAAGCTGAAGGCCCACATTCACGATCCGAACGCGCCCGAGCTCGTACACTTTCTCTTCACGCCGCTCGCGTTGATCGTGGACGCGTCCCACGACACCAATTACGATCCGAATCTACCGAGCAAAGTTGTCTCCCCGTTGTTGACCAGAGAGGCTGTCAATTTATTGATCAATTGCGTGACCAGCAAAGAGACTGAACTCTGGCACTCGTTGGGCGATACCTGGTTGATACCGAGAGATCAATGGAAAGGTCACGTGCCACCGTATCATCCTATCTTCATGGACGGTTGGTCGCCCGAGTATCCGATCCCGGAGGACAGGGATCACGATCACTTAGCTTCGCTCTTGAACGCCGATAAACAGAAGAGGGACGAGCTTCCTGAACAGCAGAACGATCCTTATTATAATCATAGGGAGGTCGACGAATCCCACTACAGCAGCGACTACTTGGAGTACGAGAGCAGAGAAGAGCGCGGAGGGAACGAGTACTTCGAGAGGAATTACGGGCCTAGCTCCGAGTTGTACAGAGAGGAGAGAGTGGTCGAGCAGACGAGAGCTCACAGCGATATATCCGTCGATTCGATCGAGAGAACACCGAGAGCCGGCGGTATGGAACGGGCACAGGAGGCCTGGCTGGACGACCTGCTCACCCGACACGCCAAGATCGTACAAGTCACTTATCCGCGAACGGCGAACAACGACAAGGAGCTGACCGTCGTAAGAGGCGAATACCTCGAGATACTAGACGATAGCAGGAAATGGTGGAAGGCGAGGAATTCCAGAGGGCAAGTCGCGCACGTGCCTCACACAATCGTCACGCCTCACAATCCTTCTCATTCGAACGACAACGATGTTTTTAACAATCCGTTGTACACGAGCCGATACCCGAGGCAGGGGCACGGCTATAATTACGAG gaTTCAGAAATCGAAAGAACCAGCACTAGTCCAGGACCGGAAGCCACCCACCGAACGCACGCGATTCCACCTCCAGCGCCGGCAGATTGGGTGAGAAAAGAGAGACTCGGGAAAAAAG aTGAGCCCTCTGATGTTGCCATCTCTAACAGTAGCAACAAAGTATCACTTGCTGTCCAGACTGAAATTATTGAAGAACCACCAGCAACACCTAAAGTTAAAGAGAATGAGAAACCAAAGGCCAATGAATCAACAGAATTGGTTCAAGTTCATCCTCCACCAGCCAACGTGTCTGAGGAAATTGTTCCTGGAAGAACAACACCTCCACCACCACCCCCACCTCCACCTTTGGAGAGTCAGTCATCGGTTATTTCAACCATATCAACCAAATCATTGAAGAGTAATTCACCTCCCATCg GACTGCGCACTGAGAAACGGGTGCAGGAGGAGCTGAAACAGGTGTTAATGATATACCGGGAGAAGAAACGACACGACAAAGATGGTTTATCACCTAAGGTTTTTTTGGACCGATTT
- the LOC114870919 gene encoding epidermal growth factor receptor kinase substrate 8-like protein 1 isoform X2 encodes MPYYNSGHSPSTYNKDGGSSGPSSTSGGRVSSSEPTYMMEHLATFTVTKETGIVYPADGMRRLLQLEKSNGIWSQKMQLRLERNWVLIMDNETGAVMERFPASLIQEPTAFTSRDPMEMYNNILVFTVADDSGSGQRAEMHIFQCQSVSAQDLVEDLKMLQMGKLVPGGSPRGPRGRIPPPPTLPPPEPPLNGVNVREQVSAFNANNADGQNDISREENNDEVSSTSSEKYERDVTILNHCFDDIEKFIARLQHAAAASKELERRRRNRKSKKRNLGDGMLTMRAKPPPEMEFIDIFQKFKLSFNLLAKLKAHIHDPNAPELVHFLFTPLALIVDASHDTNYDPNLPSKVVSPLLTREAVNLLINCVTSKETELWHSLGDTWLIPRDQWKGHVPPYHPIFMDGWSPEYPIPEDRDHDHLASLLNADKQKRDELPEQQNDPYYNHREVDESHYSSDYLEYESREERGGNEYFERNYGPSSELYREERVVEQTRAHSDISVDSIERTPRAGGMERAQEAWLDDLLTRHAKIVQVTYPRTANNDKELTVVRGEYLEILDDSRKWWKARNSRGQVAHVPHTIVTPHNPSHSNDNDVFNNPLYTSRYPRQGHGYNYEDSEIERTSTSPGPEATHRTHAIPPPAPADWVRKERLGKKDEPSDVAISNSSNKVSLAVQTEIIEEPPATPKVKENEKPKANESTELVQVHPPPANVSEEIVPGRTTPPPPPPPPPLESQSSVISTISTKSLKRLRTEKRVQEELKQVLMIYREKKRHDKDGLSPKVFLDRFSSPREVQNWLTAKEFSEKTCKQLRDMTGSEVMELTRRQLEQYCGVAEGGKLFDDIELAKNESEKKSPRVSKLKQILEKARHKVEEH; translated from the exons ATGCCGTACTACAACAGTGGGCACAGTCCCTCCACTTACAATAAAG ATGGAGGATCCAGTGGTCCATCCAGCACATCCGGCGGACGAGTCAGTAGCTCCGAGCCGACTTACATGATGGAGCATTTGGCCACGTTCACGGTCACGAAAGAAACCGGTATTGTTTATCCAGCGGACGGTATGCGACGACTTTTGCAGCTGGAAAAGAGTAACGGCATCTGGAGTCAAAAGATGCAGCTCCGTCTGGAACGGAACTGGGTGCTGATCATGGACAATGAGACCGGG GCCGTCATGGAGCGATTCCCAGCCTCGTTGATACAGGAACCGACCGCGTTCACGTCGAGGGACCCGATGGAGATGTATAACAACATTCTCGTCTTCACAGTGGCGGATGACAGCGGTTCCGGTCAACGAGCAGAAATGCATATATTCCAGTGTCAAAGCGTCTCGGCCCAGGACCTGGTGGAGGATTTGAAGATGTTGCAAATGGGTAAACTGGTACCAGGTGGGTCGCCGAGAGGTCCCAGGGGTCGTATACCACCGCCTCCGACTCTACCGCCACCGGAACCACCCTTGAACGGTGTCAACGTCCGGGAACAGGTGTCCGCCTTTAACGCTAATAATG CCGACGGTCAGAACGATATATCCAGGGAGGAGAACAACGACGAGGTATCATCGACGTCCTCCGAGAAGTACGAACGAGACGTGACGATTCTGAACCATTGCTTCGACGATATCGAGAAATTTATCGCCCGTCTCCAACACGCGGCGGCCGCTTCCAAAGAGCTCGAACGTCGAAGAAGGAACAGGAAGTCGAAGAAGAGGAACCTAGGCGACGGTATGCTGACAATGAGAGCGAAACCACCGCCCGAGATGGAATTCATCGACATATTCCAGAAGTTCAAGCTCTCGTTCAACCTGCTTGCCAAGCTGAAGGCCCACATTCACGATCCGAACGCGCCCGAGCTCGTACACTTTCTCTTCACGCCGCTCGCGTTGATCGTGGACGCGTCCCACGACACCAATTACGATCCGAATCTACCGAGCAAAGTTGTCTCCCCGTTGTTGACCAGAGAGGCTGTCAATTTATTGATCAATTGCGTGACCAGCAAAGAGACTGAACTCTGGCACTCGTTGGGCGATACCTGGTTGATACCGAGAGATCAATGGAAAGGTCACGTGCCACCGTATCATCCTATCTTCATGGACGGTTGGTCGCCCGAGTATCCGATCCCGGAGGACAGGGATCACGATCACTTAGCTTCGCTCTTGAACGCCGATAAACAGAAGAGGGACGAGCTTCCTGAACAGCAGAACGATCCTTATTATAATCATAGGGAGGTCGACGAATCCCACTACAGCAGCGACTACTTGGAGTACGAGAGCAGAGAAGAGCGCGGAGGGAACGAGTACTTCGAGAGGAATTACGGGCCTAGCTCCGAGTTGTACAGAGAGGAGAGAGTGGTCGAGCAGACGAGAGCTCACAGCGATATATCCGTCGATTCGATCGAGAGAACACCGAGAGCCGGCGGTATGGAACGGGCACAGGAGGCCTGGCTGGACGACCTGCTCACCCGACACGCCAAGATCGTACAAGTCACTTATCCGCGAACGGCGAACAACGACAAGGAGCTGACCGTCGTAAGAGGCGAATACCTCGAGATACTAGACGATAGCAGGAAATGGTGGAAGGCGAGGAATTCCAGAGGGCAAGTCGCGCACGTGCCTCACACAATCGTCACGCCTCACAATCCTTCTCATTCGAACGACAACGATGTTTTTAACAATCCGTTGTACACGAGCCGATACCCGAGGCAGGGGCACGGCTATAATTACGAG gaTTCAGAAATCGAAAGAACCAGCACTAGTCCAGGACCGGAAGCCACCCACCGAACGCACGCGATTCCACCTCCAGCGCCGGCAGATTGGGTGAGAAAAGAGAGACTCGGGAAAAAAG aTGAGCCCTCTGATGTTGCCATCTCTAACAGTAGCAACAAAGTATCACTTGCTGTCCAGACTGAAATTATTGAAGAACCACCAGCAACACCTAAAGTTAAAGAGAATGAGAAACCAAAGGCCAATGAATCAACAGAATTGGTTCAAGTTCATCCTCCACCAGCCAACGTGTCTGAGGAAATTGTTCCTGGAAGAACAACACCTCCACCACCACCCCCACCTCCACCTTTGGAGAGTCAGTCATCGGTTATTTCAACCATATCAACCAAATCATTGAAGA GACTGCGCACTGAGAAACGGGTGCAGGAGGAGCTGAAACAGGTGTTAATGATATACCGGGAGAAGAAACGACACGACAAAGATGGTTTATCACCTAAGGTTTTTTTGGACCGATTT